The proteins below come from a single Zhouia spongiae genomic window:
- a CDS encoding SusC/RagA family TonB-linked outer membrane protein, with protein sequence MKNLLDNKRGSSFIVKFDLKMKLSLLFTMAAIFILQANTTFSQNKLTISVKNQNVGRVLDEIESASDYKFFFQTSVVDLSRVISIDVKQESLENVLEMLFSGTNTTYLRKQNNIYLQEKPAPVLQQRIFVISGTIVDSEGVPMPGVSIVQKDTGNGTETDFDGKYTIRVRGNSARLIYSYVGLKTVEKQVIKSEVINLVMETEATSLSEVIVTGYQNLSKERTAGSFTQIGETQIQQRPGSTNIMDRIMGQTTGLNTNPAFGGAFEIRGRSSILSINANPLVVVDGFPLADQLNLESINPEDVETVTILKDAAASSIWGSRAANGVVVIVTKRGGKNTPLRVDFSAFVEMEEKVDLNNLNLMTTAGEIALDQEFIDKKWTDINGLAIGTRSINDLHLAYLYRNGLSPDGEVWSQNTFDRYINELKQRNINEDWEKYLLRNAIQTTYNLSLSGGGDNNSFFGSLSYVDRSGQVKGDDNDRITMNLRNTFDFNDKISFTAGMTAALRKEKDNYLTSQFGFGNPIEMVTLAQPYDQLVDEDGQYIQKYYHWNPWMSKERESLVNAPYTYNALEEQRNVDNSSTLVDIRADFKLDIELFKDLTVSSSFRYERNTNDLDAFKSMNLPSWRNTVNDYYIMNPDTGNYQYGIPPGSEYLQERTYSKGWVFKNTINWDKTWNDHQLDIFAGGEYSRRFTEFSRNRQFGYDKGSTTYLPINEADLVNYRLTNWTGGRFTRYYDALVFDVNNQDNRFVSVFSNLGYTYKQKYTLNGSFRIDQANIFGSNPDFRYKPLWSVGAAWDATNEPFLANTDWIDRLKFRATYGLGGNSLIGVYPEATARVRNINVGNQYNSLVLNQPANPDLKWEETATTNFGLDFAFFNNRLSGSLDYYTKKSTDVYTSRPLDPTVGWTRASVNYADIDNKGVELLLNADLIRSEDFNWSVRANLNYNKNTLTTAKINTTPTADTYTGTNAYEEGKPIGATYAYNFAGLDNNGEVLLYDADGNTRSWRGNVAIEELKYAGSRVPKHYGGLSTTLNYKGIDLTVNMNYQADYIFKMSYNYASTGNGTYNNFEYDFSNIRVHEEWGNRWMQPGDEATTDVPKIFYNGVNPITGLSENRNDTATMHRIWNQSSRNVHKGDYIRVQDIILGYTMPSKLLKPTFFKNLRFSMQVTNPFLWVANDIGVDPIAPTSEAYTYLTRYTFGLRASF encoded by the coding sequence ATGAAAAATCTTCTTGATAACAAGAGGGGTAGCTCTTTTATTGTAAAATTTGATTTAAAAATGAAGCTCTCTTTACTCTTTACAATGGCCGCCATTTTTATATTGCAGGCTAATACAACTTTTTCACAGAACAAGCTTACAATTTCTGTTAAGAACCAAAATGTCGGTCGTGTTTTAGATGAGATTGAATCTGCAAGTGATTATAAGTTTTTCTTTCAGACTTCTGTTGTTGACCTCTCTAGAGTGATAAGTATTGATGTAAAACAAGAGTCCTTGGAAAATGTTTTGGAAATGCTGTTTTCCGGAACAAATACTACATATTTAAGAAAACAGAACAATATTTACTTACAAGAGAAGCCGGCACCGGTATTGCAACAAAGAATTTTTGTGATTTCCGGAACAATAGTCGATTCAGAAGGAGTTCCTATGCCGGGGGTTTCTATTGTACAAAAAGATACTGGTAATGGTACGGAAACTGATTTTGACGGGAAATACACCATCAGAGTCAGAGGCAATAGTGCTAGATTGATATATTCTTATGTAGGATTGAAAACCGTTGAAAAACAAGTGATTAAATCGGAGGTTATTAATCTGGTCATGGAAACTGAAGCTACGAGTTTAAGTGAGGTAATTGTAACAGGCTATCAAAACCTCTCCAAGGAAAGAACAGCCGGGTCTTTTACTCAAATTGGAGAAACTCAGATACAACAACGTCCCGGAAGTACGAATATAATGGACCGTATCATGGGGCAAACAACAGGTTTAAATACGAACCCTGCATTTGGCGGTGCTTTTGAGATCAGGGGGAGAAGCTCTATTTTAAGTATTAATGCGAATCCGCTTGTCGTTGTAGATGGATTCCCTTTAGCAGATCAGCTAAATCTGGAGTCTATTAATCCGGAAGATGTAGAGACCGTTACGATACTAAAAGATGCAGCTGCATCATCAATTTGGGGATCCAGAGCTGCCAATGGTGTTGTAGTCATTGTGACGAAAAGAGGAGGTAAGAACACCCCTTTAAGGGTCGATTTTTCAGCGTTTGTAGAGATGGAAGAAAAGGTAGATTTGAACAATCTTAATTTGATGACTACTGCCGGGGAAATTGCACTGGATCAGGAATTCATTGATAAAAAATGGACCGATATAAACGGATTGGCCATAGGTACACGAAGTATTAACGACCTTCATTTGGCATATCTGTATAGAAATGGACTGTCACCGGATGGAGAAGTTTGGTCTCAAAATACATTTGACCGATACATTAATGAACTTAAACAAAGGAACATTAATGAAGATTGGGAAAAATATCTCTTAAGAAATGCAATACAAACCACATATAACTTGTCGCTTTCCGGAGGAGGAGATAACAATTCATTCTTTGGTTCACTATCTTATGTTGATAGATCAGGACAAGTGAAGGGAGATGATAATGATCGTATTACTATGAATCTACGCAATACTTTCGATTTTAATGATAAAATATCATTTACCGCTGGAATGACAGCCGCTTTAAGAAAGGAAAAGGATAATTATTTAACCTCACAATTCGGATTTGGGAATCCTATTGAAATGGTTACATTGGCACAGCCATATGATCAGTTGGTTGATGAAGATGGGCAATATATACAAAAATACTACCATTGGAATCCTTGGATGTCTAAAGAAAGAGAGAGCCTGGTTAACGCACCATACACATACAATGCACTTGAAGAGCAACGAAATGTAGATAATAGCAGTACACTTGTTGATATAAGAGCTGATTTTAAACTGGATATAGAATTGTTTAAAGACCTGACAGTTAGTAGTTCATTCAGGTATGAGCGTAACACCAATGATTTAGATGCTTTTAAGTCCATGAATTTACCGTCATGGCGTAATACAGTTAATGATTATTATATAATGAATCCGGATACCGGAAACTATCAGTATGGGATACCTCCGGGCTCGGAGTATTTACAGGAACGTACGTACTCGAAAGGGTGGGTTTTTAAAAATACCATTAACTGGGATAAAACCTGGAATGACCATCAATTAGATATATTTGCCGGTGGTGAATATTCCAGAAGATTTACAGAATTTTCGCGAAACAGGCAATTTGGCTATGATAAAGGATCTACCACGTATTTGCCGATTAACGAGGCTGATTTGGTAAACTACAGATTGACTAACTGGACTGGCGGACGTTTTACCAGATATTATGATGCGTTAGTTTTTGATGTTAATAATCAGGATAATCGATTTGTAAGTGTCTTCTCCAATTTAGGATATACATACAAACAAAAATATACCCTGAATGGTAGTTTTAGGATTGACCAGGCCAATATTTTTGGGAGTAATCCGGATTTTAGGTACAAGCCACTATGGTCTGTTGGTGCCGCATGGGATGCTACTAATGAACCCTTTCTGGCAAATACAGATTGGATAGATCGTTTGAAGTTCAGGGCTACCTATGGGTTGGGAGGAAACAGTCTGATAGGGGTGTATCCAGAGGCAACAGCACGTGTACGTAATATAAATGTAGGAAATCAATACAATAGTCTGGTATTAAACCAGCCTGCAAACCCTGATCTCAAATGGGAAGAAACAGCTACAACCAATTTTGGACTTGATTTTGCTTTTTTCAATAACAGGCTGTCAGGTAGCTTAGATTATTACACTAAAAAAAGTACGGATGTTTATACTTCAAGACCTCTTGACCCTACCGTGGGTTGGACGAGAGCATCTGTTAATTATGCAGATATAGATAATAAAGGGGTAGAGTTGCTATTAAATGCCGATCTGATTCGATCTGAAGATTTTAACTGGTCGGTAAGGGCTAATTTGAATTACAATAAGAATACTCTAACCACAGCCAAGATCAACACCACACCGACGGCAGATACTTATACAGGAACCAATGCGTATGAAGAAGGCAAGCCAATCGGAGCTACTTATGCGTATAATTTTGCAGGATTGGACAACAACGGAGAGGTATTGCTGTATGATGCAGATGGGAATACAAGGTCATGGCGGGGAAATGTAGCTATTGAAGAATTGAAATATGCAGGATCAAGGGTGCCAAAGCACTATGGTGGTTTATCTACAACACTGAACTACAAAGGTATAGACCTTACCGTAAATATGAACTATCAGGCGGACTATATATTTAAAATGTCCTACAATTATGCTTCGACCGGAAATGGTACCTATAATAATTTTGAATATGATTTTAGCAATATCAGGGTACATGAAGAATGGGGCAATCGATGGATGCAGCCAGGGGATGAAGCGACTACCGATGTACCTAAGATATTCTATAACGGAGTAAATCCTATTACTGGATTATCTGAGAATAGGAACGATACAGCTACCATGCATCGTATCTGGAATCAATCATCACGTAATGTGCATAAAGGAGATTATATAAGAGTACAGGATATTATTTTGGGATATACGATGCCGTCAAAATTATTGAAACCTACCTTTTTCAAAAACTTGCGTTTCAGTATGCAGGTAACCAATCCGTTCCTGTGGGTAGCCAACGACATAGGGGTAGATCCTATAGCCCCAACAAGCGAAGCTTATACCTATTTAACGCGTTATACTTTTGGCTTGAGAGCTTCATTTTAA
- a CDS encoding TlpA disulfide reductase family protein yields the protein MLKSNFILYILVGVTGYTSFGQNNITIEKKSKIITFNAQETFTLNAHLENLEAEYLVYTEKDDSRPDGFRRDTLWVKDEKFTFKDTVSDYKLYYITIPEALRSYKVTLGGKVYRASVKAKMCRMWFIGYPGAEITYSGKVDDFMVNAYPSDQHGINDDLGKINKQIFPLINKTDSIIVTLSTNKNLSAGEVQKMNKERSELDDKVKEMKVSFIKTHPKSIAASYIFSDAYYRNSFTYEQAKELFDRFDAAILTGTPFYEEVKSRLEAVEKTGIGMQAPEFITKNTDDGSEFRLSDLKGNYVLIDYWGTWCGPCMGEMPKIKEYYNKYSDKNFMVLGINSGDTSDRWKEVIKEREYNWRHIQTTRDHNLLIPFNVNSFPTKILLDPAGKIIYSSKNSEKADMYKMLDSIFSKS from the coding sequence ATGCTGAAATCTAATTTTATACTATATATACTGGTTGGTGTAACTGGTTATACCAGTTTTGGCCAAAATAATATTACTATTGAAAAAAAATCTAAGATAATTACTTTTAATGCACAGGAGACATTTACCCTAAATGCACATCTGGAAAATTTAGAAGCAGAATATCTTGTTTACACTGAAAAAGACGATAGCCGGCCAGATGGCTTTCGGAGAGATACCTTATGGGTAAAAGATGAAAAATTTACTTTTAAAGACACAGTAAGTGATTACAAACTTTACTACATAACCATACCTGAAGCGCTAAGGAGCTATAAGGTAACGCTAGGAGGTAAGGTGTACAGAGCTTCTGTTAAGGCAAAGATGTGTAGAATGTGGTTTATCGGTTATCCGGGAGCTGAAATAACATATTCCGGAAAAGTCGATGATTTTATGGTAAATGCATATCCATCGGACCAGCATGGTATAAATGATGATTTAGGCAAAATAAATAAGCAGATATTTCCCTTAATAAATAAAACAGATTCGATAATTGTTACTTTAAGCACCAATAAAAACTTAAGTGCCGGGGAAGTTCAAAAAATGAACAAAGAGCGAAGTGAGCTTGATGACAAAGTCAAGGAAATGAAGGTCTCATTTATTAAAACACACCCGAAATCGATTGCTGCTTCATATATTTTTAGTGATGCTTATTATCGTAATTCCTTTACCTACGAACAGGCTAAAGAATTATTCGATCGTTTTGATGCTGCCATATTAACAGGAACACCTTTCTACGAAGAGGTTAAAAGTAGGCTCGAAGCAGTCGAAAAGACCGGAATCGGGATGCAAGCTCCGGAATTTATCACAAAAAATACAGACGATGGTTCTGAATTCAGATTGTCTGATTTAAAAGGAAATTATGTCCTGATCGATTATTGGGGGACCTGGTGCGGTCCATGTATGGGAGAAATGCCCAAAATAAAAGAATATTACAATAAATATTCAGATAAGAACTTTATGGTGCTGGGAATTAATTCAGGTGACACTTCCGACAGGTGGAAAGAAGTAATAAAAGAAAGAGAGTATAACTGGAGGCACATTCAGACCACCAGGGATCATAACCTTTTAATACCTTTTAACGTAAATTCCTTTCCAACCAAAATATTGTTAGACCCGGCAGGGAAAATTATCTACAGCTCCAAAAACTCTGAAAAAGCAGATATGTATAAAATGTTAGATAGCATATTCTCAAAATCTTGA
- a CDS encoding FecR family protein: MDKTKVENIIVKFLNGNASLEDKELLHEWIAEGSKNKKIFEEYVGTDYLLDVVSVNQDLKKIKSDLLIKIRSDKKEGTKRRIFGVLKYAAVVTVVLSIGYGVYNNFKADNIIIVPEEAIILKTGDGSIKNLDEISEGIVYNDQGIVIGNHQKGELIYSDSLANNDHSYNEILVPFGRRFNITLSDGTRVFLNAGTSLRYPVHFTDGENRRVYLEGEAYFDVVRDTLSPFIVNTGLVDVRVLGTTFNVSSYEEDDEINVTLVEGAVAMYAEDGAQEEHKHLVLDPGLMGIYDKIIKNLNVKAVNTSLYTSWTHGEVIFRNESFENILRKLERFYNVTIVNNNEVLATENFNAHINLQEETIQEVLDYFNEIYSVDYKISKDNTIIIN; the protein is encoded by the coding sequence ATGGATAAAACTAAAGTTGAAAATATAATTGTTAAATTTTTAAATGGTAATGCTTCTTTGGAAGACAAAGAGCTATTACATGAATGGATCGCTGAGGGTTCCAAAAACAAAAAAATATTCGAGGAATATGTAGGCACCGACTATCTTCTTGATGTGGTTTCTGTAAATCAGGATTTAAAGAAGATAAAGAGCGATTTACTAATAAAAATCAGATCAGATAAGAAGGAAGGTACTAAACGGAGAATATTCGGGGTACTTAAATATGCTGCGGTAGTTACAGTAGTTTTAAGTATAGGCTATGGGGTTTATAATAACTTTAAGGCAGACAATATTATTATTGTCCCGGAAGAAGCAATTATTCTTAAAACCGGAGATGGGAGTATTAAAAACCTCGATGAGATTTCTGAAGGAATTGTCTATAATGATCAGGGAATCGTTATTGGAAATCACCAAAAGGGGGAATTGATTTATAGCGATTCATTGGCAAACAATGATCATAGTTATAACGAAATTCTTGTGCCATTTGGCAGACGATTTAATATCACTTTATCAGATGGAACCAGGGTGTTTCTGAATGCCGGAACTTCATTAAGGTATCCTGTTCATTTTACCGATGGAGAGAACCGTCGGGTGTATTTGGAGGGGGAAGCCTATTTTGACGTTGTAAGAGATACTCTAAGCCCTTTTATCGTTAATACCGGTTTGGTAGATGTCAGGGTTTTAGGAACTACCTTCAATGTGTCATCGTATGAAGAGGATGACGAGATAAATGTAACATTAGTTGAAGGGGCTGTTGCAATGTATGCAGAAGATGGGGCACAGGAGGAACATAAACATTTGGTGTTAGATCCGGGATTGATGGGGATTTATGATAAAATTATCAAGAACCTTAATGTGAAGGCTGTAAATACAAGTTTGTATACCTCATGGACTCATGGTGAAGTGATATTCAGAAATGAATCTTTCGAAAATATATTGAGGAAATTAGAGCGTTTTTATAATGTGACTATAGTGAATAATAATGAAGTGTTGGCAACAGAAAATTTCAATGCACATATAAATTTACAGGAGGAAACAATACAAGAAGTGCTGGATTATTTTAATGAGATATATAGCGTAGACTACAAAATTTCAAAAGATAATACAATTATAATCAACTAA
- a CDS encoding TlpA family protein disulfide reductase has product MKRILTNFKCMKRTVHLSLFLLITTIFLSCDGAPEKQKQTNEFKISGEIKKFSGTLFFRHPDKEYSKETKPDSITVKDGLFEYSDTISKLSLIRAYTDFNDTDNKLFKKAKGGGYYPVKSMYLMFFAFPGADVKIQGKISDFMDAYPSGDEYNNSLGAINKIAYPNFNKSVNLMVQSSFEEDSLKIKELQKEAEEISELGNQQRIAFIKHNPNTLGAVWYLDDMVMRSQVSDSAAFALFKEIPENIHNNDIYQGLKTLMEAIAATSEGATVPEINTTATLDGSAFNLESYRGKYVLIDFWGIWCGPCVAEMPRVKEFQEKHKDKLIVLGINSGDTKEKIRKFVDEKGYDWKQLMSDKANTSDNFVNRFNVKGFPTKFIIDPKGKIVKRYVGSGEEAFDLLEEMLGQ; this is encoded by the coding sequence ATGAAACGAATATTAACAAATTTTAAATGTATGAAAAGAACTGTCCATTTATCGCTTTTCCTTTTGATAACGACCATTTTTTTATCCTGTGATGGCGCGCCTGAGAAGCAAAAGCAAACGAATGAATTTAAGATATCAGGAGAGATCAAAAAGTTTTCAGGAACCCTTTTCTTCAGGCATCCTGATAAAGAATATTCAAAAGAGACCAAGCCTGATTCCATAACAGTTAAAGACGGTCTGTTCGAATATAGCGATACCATTTCAAAATTAAGTTTAATAAGGGCTTATACCGATTTTAATGATACTGACAACAAGCTTTTTAAAAAAGCCAAAGGCGGAGGCTATTACCCTGTAAAGTCAATGTACCTGATGTTTTTCGCCTTTCCGGGTGCAGATGTTAAGATACAGGGAAAAATATCCGACTTTATGGATGCCTATCCGTCGGGAGATGAATATAATAATAGCCTGGGAGCTATAAACAAAATAGCTTATCCCAACTTTAATAAAAGTGTCAATTTAATGGTCCAAAGTTCTTTTGAAGAAGATTCCCTAAAAATAAAGGAGTTGCAAAAAGAAGCAGAGGAGATCAGTGAGTTGGGCAACCAACAAAGAATAGCTTTCATAAAACATAATCCTAATACCTTAGGGGCTGTTTGGTACCTGGACGATATGGTAATGAGAAGCCAGGTAAGCGATTCTGCTGCTTTTGCCCTTTTCAAGGAAATCCCTGAGAATATACACAATAATGATATTTATCAGGGATTAAAAACACTCATGGAAGCTATAGCTGCCACAAGTGAAGGTGCTACTGTGCCCGAGATCAATACCACGGCCACACTCGATGGTTCTGCTTTTAATTTAGAATCGTACAGAGGAAAATATGTTTTGATAGATTTTTGGGGTATCTGGTGCGGGCCTTGTGTGGCAGAAATGCCCAGAGTAAAAGAGTTTCAGGAAAAACATAAAGACAAATTAATTGTTTTGGGTATCAACTCCGGAGATACCAAGGAGAAAATTCGAAAATTTGTAGATGAAAAGGGTTATGACTGGAAACAATTAATGAGCGATAAGGCCAACACTTCCGATAATTTTGTGAACCGATTTAATGTAAAAGGCTTCCCTACAAAGTTTATAATAGACCCTAAAGGTAAAATCGTAAAACGATATGTAGGTTCGGGCGAAGAAGCTTTTGACTTGCTGGAAGAGATGCTCGGTCAATGA
- a CDS encoding RagB/SusD family nutrient uptake outer membrane protein encodes MKLKSNTMKKRHIYILLTFLTLSACQSPDDFLDVEPTGYIIPSTLEDYDKMLQDYAIIRGTGSGVGNNTRFMDPDVYHNQASFNTISNSTPSVNAYTWQHDLFDPAVSDNDYNGLYQYIHVMNYILEEVDDAKPGNFDASKRNILKAEAMAQRAFEYFLTVNEYAHHYDSSSLDLPGVAMPLTVDLQAQLSRSSVGEVYQQVLTDLNEALRLLGNNYQAVNSYANFRPGKASIYALLSEVYLYMGDFDQALGYSNTALSLYDYLEDYNTVDFANPSNPWSGYNNGDNWYYGTLNKEILWNRYIAWGFNNPFQLYAPDLEALYDKDNDRRWYLFATQTSSSGVDVSPNYIYMYASSERCNGLSVPRLMLTNAEAKVRTGDGAGAIDVLNTLLENRLVNFTPLTHTDNTTTLQLVKDERRKELAGSALNLYDQKRYHVYGEVVPTYTRTNPITGETFTLAPGDDGYVVKIAQSVRDQNPNLN; translated from the coding sequence ATGAAATTAAAGAGTAATACGATGAAAAAAAGACATATATACATATTACTGACATTTTTGACATTATCGGCATGTCAAAGCCCTGATGATTTCTTAGATGTAGAACCTACGGGTTATATCATTCCTTCAACTCTGGAAGATTACGATAAGATGTTACAGGATTATGCCATAATCAGGGGAACTGGTTCAGGTGTTGGAAACAATACACGCTTTATGGATCCGGATGTGTACCATAACCAGGCAAGCTTTAATACAATCTCCAATAGCACACCGAGTGTAAATGCATATACCTGGCAACACGACCTGTTTGACCCAGCAGTATCAGATAATGATTATAATGGCCTTTATCAATACATTCATGTCATGAACTACATTCTGGAAGAAGTTGATGATGCCAAACCAGGAAATTTTGATGCTTCTAAAAGAAACATCCTTAAAGCTGAAGCTATGGCGCAACGAGCTTTTGAATATTTTTTGACGGTTAATGAATATGCCCATCATTACGATTCATCAAGTCTGGATCTACCGGGTGTGGCCATGCCATTAACAGTCGATTTACAGGCGCAGTTAAGCCGTTCGAGTGTTGGGGAAGTCTATCAACAGGTTTTAACCGACCTTAATGAAGCACTTCGCTTATTGGGAAATAATTATCAGGCAGTTAATTCCTATGCTAATTTCCGACCTGGTAAAGCATCTATTTATGCATTACTTTCGGAAGTTTACCTGTATATGGGTGATTTTGACCAGGCCTTAGGTTATTCAAATACAGCCCTGTCACTGTATGATTATCTGGAAGATTATAATACAGTAGATTTTGCCAATCCGTCAAATCCATGGTCAGGTTATAACAATGGAGATAACTGGTATTATGGGACACTCAATAAAGAAATACTGTGGAACAGGTATATCGCTTGGGGATTTAACAATCCTTTTCAATTATATGCTCCTGACCTGGAAGCCCTTTATGATAAGGATAACGACAGAAGATGGTATTTATTTGCAACACAGACCTCAAGCTCCGGTGTGGATGTATCCCCGAATTATATATACATGTATGCAAGTTCTGAACGATGTAATGGTTTAAGCGTTCCAAGGTTGATGTTAACCAATGCAGAAGCTAAAGTCCGTACGGGTGATGGAGCAGGAGCTATTGATGTTTTAAACACTCTTTTGGAAAATAGACTTGTGAATTTTACCCCGCTGACCCATACAGATAATACAACGACCTTACAACTGGTGAAGGATGAAAGACGTAAAGAATTGGCAGGGTCAGCTCTGAATCTTTATGACCAAAAAAGATATCATGTGTATGGCGAAGTTGTACCTACTTATACGCGAACAAATCCGATAACAGGAGAGACCTTTACGTTGGCACCGGGAGATGATGGTTATGTAGTGAAAATAGCACAGTCGGTCAGGGATCAAAATCCAAATTTAAATTAG
- a CDS encoding RNA polymerase sigma factor has translation MEVGSTNSKNLIIYLRRGDELAYNLLVDIFYSKLKIYAKKLTSDDQIASDIVQNVFIRTWEYRERLNSELNLKNYLYKSVYNEFINQYRKDKPFLPLEKEYITSLNDFAENKTEEDLNTLIELLNKEIDKLPPKCRQVFKLSKEEGLTNEEIASYLNVSTKNVESLITRAYKTLRSGLKGKRKIFLIFISSFIKKTFLKRTNVL, from the coding sequence ATGGAGGTTGGTTCTACCAATTCTAAAAATTTAATTATATACCTGCGTAGAGGAGATGAATTAGCATATAATTTGCTGGTCGACATCTTTTACAGCAAATTAAAAATCTATGCAAAAAAACTGACCTCAGACGATCAAATCGCCAGTGATATTGTTCAGAATGTTTTTATCAGAACCTGGGAATATAGAGAACGATTAAATTCCGAACTCAATCTTAAAAATTATTTATATAAATCCGTTTATAACGAATTCATCAATCAATATAGAAAAGACAAGCCCTTTCTTCCTCTTGAAAAAGAATATATCACTTCATTAAATGATTTTGCGGAGAACAAAACAGAGGAAGATCTCAACACCCTTATAGAATTATTAAATAAAGAAATAGACAAACTGCCTCCTAAATGCCGCCAGGTATTTAAACTAAGTAAAGAGGAAGGGCTTACCAATGAAGAAATTGCCAGCTATCTTAATGTTTCCACCAAAAATGTAGAATCATTAATAACAAGAGCATACAAAACCCTCAGATCCGGTTTAAAGGGAAAAAGAAAAATATTCCTGATATTTATATCGAGCTTTATTAAAAAGACATTTTTAAAAAGAACGAATGTCTTGTAA
- a CDS encoding RagB/SusD family nutrient uptake outer membrane protein, with product MEAECYFIRAYSYYQLANVYCLPFTEANKDELGLPLKELTSFEESVERATLGQTQAFIEADLMEALELNSSLKLVNGKYRTWRASTAAVNAFAARYYLSLRDYEKAQTYAEKALSEHDLLRDYNTGMRYSDIISQVTIFNPDATTVTLEYPYTHDNQTDPTDMLEWEESYFLRYLNNPFWYYIPSQDLLDLYDHTYDLRYKYHMVEHYSYDRGATNPPYDHPGYIFFFKDKILNGPSVPEMLLIKAECQIRQGSWQQGIQTANQLRAVRMDVNAPANVINLSAATQAEALTKVLEERRREMPFTMRWYDVRRYNNNSEASDDVVMTRTFYPYNANAVLGNETPVTYELEKNSRRFANPIPNTDILSSNGVIKQNEY from the coding sequence ATTGAAGCCGAATGCTACTTTATCAGGGCCTATAGTTATTATCAGCTTGCCAATGTTTACTGTTTGCCTTTTACCGAGGCAAATAAAGACGAACTGGGGTTGCCTCTAAAAGAGCTGACCAGTTTTGAGGAATCTGTAGAAAGGGCAACACTGGGGCAAACACAAGCCTTCATTGAAGCCGATTTAATGGAAGCACTCGAGTTGAATTCTTCATTGAAATTGGTTAATGGTAAATACCGTACCTGGCGTGCCAGTACTGCAGCAGTTAATGCTTTTGCTGCCAGGTATTACCTTTCCTTACGCGATTATGAAAAAGCTCAAACCTATGCAGAAAAGGCACTAAGCGAGCATGATCTGCTAAGAGATTATAATACAGGGATGCGGTATTCCGATATTATCTCTCAGGTAACGATATTTAATCCCGATGCAACAACCGTTACTTTGGAGTATCCTTATACACACGATAATCAAACTGATCCCACCGATATGTTGGAGTGGGAAGAATCCTATTTTTTGAGGTATTTAAATAATCCGTTCTGGTATTATATCCCATCACAGGATCTATTGGATTTATACGATCATACTTACGACCTAAGATACAAATATCATATGGTAGAACATTATTCTTATGACAGAGGCGCCACAAACCCACCATACGATCATCCCGGCTACATCTTTTTCTTTAAGGATAAGATATTGAACGGGCCATCTGTTCCGGAGATGCTGCTCATCAAAGCAGAGTGTCAGATACGACAAGGCTCCTGGCAACAGGGAATCCAAACGGCAAATCAATTGAGGGCAGTCAGAATGGATGTTAATGCTCCGGCAAATGTGATCAACCTAAGCGCTGCTACGCAGGCAGAAGCCTTGACCAAAGTATTGGAAGAACGCCGCAGGGAAATGCCATTTACCATGCGTTGGTACGATGTCAGGCGCTATAATAACAACAGCGAAGCCTCTGACGATGTTGTAATGACCAGAACGTTCTATCCGTATAATGCCAATGCTGTTTTGGGTAATGAAACACCTGTTACTTACGAATTGGAAAAAAATTCGAGAAGGTTTGCAAATCCGATACCTAATACAGATATATTATCCTCGAACGGGGTAATAAAACAAAACGAATATTAA